The sequence CAGCGGAGCGGTCCGGAGGACGTCAGGGGGAAACATGGCCCCGGTAGGTTCTCCCTCAAGCCGGCATGCCGGAGGGGAGAATGAAGGAGATCGTCATGGAAACGTCATTGGCCGCGCGGAGAGTGTTCGCGGCGGAAGCGGCGGAGGAGGGCCGCCGGGGACCGCGCGCAGTCCTGCTCGTCTTCGATACCCTGAGCCTGTGGCGGGAGCGCGCCCGCCAGCGGCGGCAACTGGCCGGGCTGCCGGACCATATGCTGAACGATATCGGCATCAGCCGTGCGCAAGCCTGGATGGAATGTGACAAGCCGTTCTGGAAAGGGTAAGTGGGGAATAAACCGCCGCCTGGGCCGTCATCCCGGCAGCCCGTCCCGAATGCCGAGAGGTTTCCGCCATGCCCTTGCCCGCAGCCCTGTCCGGCCTCCGCGCCGCCGCGATCTTCGCTGCCGTCCTGCTGGCGGCGGGGGCCGCGGCGTCCCACGAGGGAGCGACCGGCGTGGTGGCGCAGCGCATGGACGTCATGAAGGAGATGGGCCGGCACATGAAGGCGCTGGGCAGCATGCTGTCGGGCAAGACCGCGTTCGACCAGGAGACGGCCCGGCGGCTGGCCGAGACGATGCACGAGCATTGCGAGCACGTGATGCACATGTTCCCGCCCGGCAGCGACGGACACCATTCCGAGGCGACCAGGGCGGTGTGGGACCGGCGCCCCGAGTTCGACGACCGCATGCGCAGGTTCGACGAGGCGGTCGAGGACCTGGTGGCCGCCGCGGCGTCCGGCGGGAGGTCCGAGCTACAGTCCGAGTTCAAGCGGGTGGGCCAGGAATGCTCCGGCTGCCACGACGGTTTCCGGCAGAAGAAATCGCACTGACCGGCGGCAATCCGTTGCCTGTTTATGACGGCCGTAGACATGGTCCGTCAGCCTCCCGCATACCTCCTCGTCTCGATTCCCGGGTCCGTCCCGGTCGTGTCAGGCGCGATCGGCGGACTGGACGATCTCCTGCCGCAATTGGTCGACCTTCGCGCCAGCCCACTGCCGGGCGTCATCGCCGAACACGAGCCGCGATGGCGCCTCGCCCTGCGAAGCAAGCGCCACGATCCGCGCCGCGAGCAGTTTCGGATCGCCCGGCTGGTTGCCATTGGCCCCCTCCACGAATGCGCGATACTGCGCGATCGCCTCGGCATAGTCTGGAATGTCGATGCTGCCGAATCTCGCCGACTTCTGGTCCATGAAGTCGGTGCGCAGCATCCCCGGCTCGACCAGGAGCGAGCGGACGCCGAACGGTGCCAGCTCCTGCGCAAAGCCCTCCATCCATCCCTCGACCGCAAACTTCGACGCTGAGTAGACCGTCCCTCCGCCATTGGCGACCAGCCCGCTCACCGACGAGATCGTGACGATGAGGCCTGAGCGACGCTCACGCATGTGGGGGACGACCGCGCGCGCGACGTTCATCGTGCCGAACAGGTTGACCTCGAATTGACGCCGCACCGCGGCATCGGTGAACGTCTCGAAGAAGCCCAGTTCGGCATAGCCGGCATTGTTGACCAGCACGTCGATCGCACCGAACCGCTCGGTAGTCTTGGTGGCAACCGAGCGCGCGGCTTCGGCATCGGTGATATCGAGTGCGAGGACGTGCAGCCGATCCTGCTCGCCCCCGAAGGCATCGCGCACCGCGTCGGCGGACCGCGCCGTCGCCACGACCGTCTCGCCCGCATCGAGCGCCGCGCGCGTGATCTCGCGTCCAAGTCCCCTGCTTGCGCCCGTCACCAGCCAAACCTTGCCCATCGCCTGCTCCTGGTCGCCCATACTGTCGCTGGCTAGGTAGTCATGCTAAACAATGGAGATAACAGGCTAATCAGTCATAGGCCCCAGTAGCGGGAATCATCAATGCGTCCGGATCAGCTCGGCGAACTCGCCGTCTTCGCAGCGATCGCCTCCGACCGCAGCTTCACCCGGGCCGCAAGGCGGCTCGGAGTCACGCAGTCGGCGTTGAGCCAGACCATGAAGCGGCTGGAGGGACAACTCGGTTTTCGCCTGCTCTCCCGCACGACGCGCAGCGTCGCCCCGACCGCTGCCGGCGAGCGCCTGCTCGCCACCCTGGCGCCGGCACTGGCCGGATTGGACGACGAGATCGCGGCGCTGGCTCTGACCCGCGGGGCGGCGATCGGCACCGTCCGGATCACGACGGGCAAACACGCCGCAGACACTTTGCTGTGGCCGATGCTCCCGTCCTTCATGCGCCACCACCCCGGCATCGAGGTGGAGGTATGCGTCGAGGGCGGGATGACCGACATCGTGGCCGGCCGCTTCGATGCCGGCATCCGGCTTGGCGAGCGATTGGAGAAGGACATGATCGCGCTCCGGATCGGGCCTCCGCTTCGCGTCGCGGTGGTGGCGGCCCCCGGCTATCTGAGCGACCATCCGGCGCCGATGGAGCCCGCCGACCTCACGGGCCATCGCTGTATCGCCTACGGCGACACCCATGGCGACCTGTCTCCCTGGTCGTTCGAGCGCGACGGCCATGCGGTGACGGTCACACCAGGCCGCGGACCGGTGTTCAACGATGGCGACCTGCTGGTTGCCGCCGCCCTGGAGGGTTTCGGCATCCTCTTCATACTCGAAGATCTGGTGGCGGCGCCGATCGCCGATGGCCGCCTCGTCCGCCTGCTGGAGCCGTGGTGCGAGCCGTTTGCCGGCTACCACCTCTATTACCCCGACCGGCAGGGTACGACGGCCTTCGAACTGTTCAAGGAAGCTCTTCGAGCTGGTTTGGAGCAGGGATGCCGCGGTTGCTCGGGCGGGTGAACGACCTGTCGAAGGGCAGGGACGGCCGCAAGGCTACGTCAGCAGGAAGGTGCTGAGCAGGATCAGCAGGAGCACGGCGGCGCAGGCGATCACGATCCGATGGGTCGATGCCGGGGTGGCGGAGGAAGCCGTGACGGCGGCGGCTTCGGCCATCGGCCGTTCCGGCGGGGGCGGGAGCGGCCGGGTGCCCTCGGCCGGCTGGCGCGGCCGGAGCGGGACGACGCGGTCCCGGTTGTCGTCGGTGGGCTCGGGCAAGCGGAACTCCGGGATTTCCGCGCGGTCGCCGGAATAGCGCGGGCGGCCGGTCAGTTCCTCCTCGATCTCGACGGAGACGCCGGCCTCTTCGAGCTGGACCAGCGCGTGGGCAAGCTCGCTGTCGCTCATGCCGTCGACCGGAAGCACCCGGTTCACTTCGTCGATGGTGACGTATCCCCGGTCGCGGCCCATCTCGGCCAGACGGTGGATGATGGAACTGTCGACAGCCATGGGGCGGCCTCCGGACGGTGTGGAGCGGGGCGTGGGCTATAACAGTCCGGGCGTTCCGGTGTCACCGCCCCTTCCCGGCGAGCTTTTCGGAAACGGCGGCGATGCGGGCGAGTTCCAGGCCGAACCGCGCCGCCATCGCGTCGTCGAGCGGAGTTCCCGCCGACGCGACGCCCTGATTGAAGCTGCGGCGCCAATCGGCGAAGGGGCCGTGGGTTTCGGAATGGTTGGCCGAGGTGTTGACCAGATAGGTTCCGGATACCGGCAGGCGGACGGGCTCGGCGCCGTGCTCCCGGGCGGTTTCCAGCCACAGGTGATGGTCGTGCAGGACCGGGTAGGGATCGCGCCGGAATGGGTCCGGGTGGCCGGGCCGCAGGTTGACGACGGTGCTCGACCCGCAGACCCGATGGAAATCCCCGTCGAAGACTGCGGGGTGGGGCAGGGCGACGCCGCGCAGGGTCCGGAGGTCGGTGGCGAAGCCGGCGGCCACAAGCCCGCCGACATGGTCGGGCGTGACCAGCGCCCGCGCGGTCTCGACCAGGCGGGTATCGACCCAGTCGTCGGCGTCCACGAACATCAGCAGGCCGCCGCCGTCGCGCAAGACCCTGTCGTTGATCGCGTGCTTCTTGCGCCCGCTGTCGAGATTGTCCGGCCTGTTCTCCCCCGCCGGCCAGCCAGCGGCGACGAAAGTGATGCGGGGATCGTCGGGCAGGCGGGACGGGCGGTCGTGGCCGGCGATCACGACCCGGAAATCGGGGTCGGTCTGGGCCAGGACGGAGGCGAGCGTCAGGCCGAGCAGGTCCTGGACCAGGTCCCAGTCGGCGGCCAGTGCCGCCGGGATCAGCGGGATGCCGAAGGTGAAAGGGGTGGACGAAGGCAAGGAAGGTTCTTTCAGGCGTTTCGGGATCGAAGGCTCTCAACGTGCAGGCCGTAGAGTCGGCAGCAGTGTTCGTGCCGCCTCCGGATCCCGGGGTCTTCGAGGAGCGCTTCCAGGGTGGCGCGGGCGCGGGGCAGCTTGGGGAGGATGGTGATGTCCTCCTCGTCGTTCCGGTCGAAGGCGGTCCAGCTCCGGTCGAGATCCCAGGCGATGTCGAGCCCGCCGCCGCGATGGTGCTTGACCCGGTAGTCGTCCCGCGAGCGCGTGTTGTAGTGGTTGACCTGGGCGAGGGTCCAGGAGACCCGGCCGGGCTCGGACTGGAGGAAATCGTTCCGGGATTCGTCGTGGAAATAATCCGGCAGGACGGCGCCGGCGCCGTCCACGTAGCGCAGTTCCCCGTGCCGGCCATCATGGGGGTAACGGGGCTGGTGCGGCATCAGCTTGCACCAGTAGGCGTCGATCTTCGTGAACAGGGTCTTGAAGGATAGATTGACCCCGTCGGCCAGGGCGGCGGCCCGGGTGAAGCGCTCGCACACGGGCGCCCGGCTCCAGTCCCGGTGGCCGGAACTGCCGAAGACGCGCCAGTTGACCAGGAAGGCGGTCGCGTCCGGCACGGTGTCCAGCAGATCGGTCACCCTGCCGTTCCCCACATGGATGTTCAGGAACTCGTCCGCGTCCAGCACCATCGCCCAGTCGGCGTCGCGGACGGCGGGAAGGTCCTGGGCTTGTCCGTACGCCGCGAGCTGGGGCTTGTCGCCGGGACCGACTTCGGTGCGGACATGGGTCAGCACGCCGGCATCCTGGAGGGCGTCGAGCAGGTCGGGCGACCCGTCCACGCAGTCGTTGGTGCAGGCCACGAGGTCGGTGAAGCCGATCGAGCGGTGATACGCGACCCATTCCAGGATGTAGGGGCCTTCGTTCCGCATGGTGCAGGCCAGCACGATCCGGCGGGGATCGCCGGTCCCGGCCCGGGGGGCGGTCATAGGGTACGCCATTTCCTTTTCCGTCCTCCTTCCGATCGCCGGCCTGCGGGAACGGCGTATCCTCAACCCCGGCACGCGGGGAAGATCACGTTCGGAACGGTGATGCGCTGTTGGGCGATCGATGCAAAGATCGTTGGGCGATCAAGGGGATTGATGCCTTCCTGATCGGGTGCGATATCGCCCATGAACTTGCCACCCATATGCGGATGCGTTATGGTAGGTACTTCTTACTACTTACCGTGAGTTCAAGTATGCCCGACGGACTCATCAGTGCCACCGAAGCGAACCGGAACTTCTCCAAGGTCCTGCGCGACGTCGAGGGTGGCGCCCGCGTCACCATCACCAAGGACGGCAAGCCGGTTGCCGTCATCGCCCCGGCGGGATCGCCCGGCTCCGTGGGATGTGAGAAAGCCCGGCAGCGTATGATGGCGCTGCTACAGGAAGGGTTGCCGCTCGGCTTTACCGGCGGCATTGATCGAGATGAGTTGCATTCGCGTTGATCCACGCCGGCCTGGACACCAACATCCTTCTGTACGCTGCGGACAATACCGGAGATGCGGAGAAGCATCGCATAGCCGCTGATCTTCTCGGCCGCTTGAGTGCGGAAGGGTGTGGATTGCTACCGCTTCAGGCACTGACGGAGTTCTACGCGGTTGCGACTCGCAAGAAGCATGTTCCCCTTGAGCGTGCATCCCTCTACCTGGATGCGTGGAGCCATGTTTTCCCAGTGCGCGAGGCGGTGTTCGCCGATGTCGTGGATGCAATGCGCGTCCATCGCGACCACGGCATCCAGTTCTGGGACGGCATGATATGGTCCGTCACCAAGCGGGCCGGAGCCCGGTTTCTGCTGAGTGAGAACTTCCAGGATGGCCGCGAATTGGAAGGTGTCCGCTTCTTGAATCCGTTCATGCAACCCAATATGCGGCTGCTCGAAGACGTCCTGCTTCTCTGACGCGCATATCGGGGAAGGTGAGAATCCGCTTTGATCGGGCGAACCGGCGGGTTAAGTCCATGCGGATCGGATCTTTACCGCCTGACGGGATGCCATGTCGAACCTGGAAATCATTTCCCATCTCCCTACGGAACCGTCCAAGCCGGTGCCCCTGCTGTTCGTCCACGGCGCGTTCTGCGGCGCCTGGATCTGGAACGAGAAGTTCCTGCCGTGGTTCGCCGCCCGGGGCTACGAGGCGCACGCCGTCTCGTTGCGCGGGCATGGAAAGAGCGAGGGACGGGACCGGTTGCACGCGTTCGGCATCGCCGACTACGTCGACGACGTGCTCCAGGCTGCGGAATCCTGCTCCAGCCCGCCGGTGCTGATCGGCCACTCCATGGGCGGCAACGTGGTGCAGCGGGCGCTGGCGGCAGGGCCGGACCTGGCGGGAGGGGTCCTGATGGCATCGGCGCCGCCCCACGGCCTGATGGCCTCGACCATGGGGCTGGCCTGGCGCGATCCCTATGTGTTCAACAAGATGTCGCAGATGCTGATGTTCGGGACCGAGGCGATGGGTTTCGAGGCGCTGTATCGGGCGATGTTCTCCGACTCCATGCCGCGCGCCGAGGCGGCCCGGTACGAGGGCAGGGTCCAGGAGGAGTCGCGCCGGGTCTTCCTCGACATCGGCGGCTGGGTGCCGTTTCCGCCGTTGCCCAAGCGCAAGTTGCCGGTGCTGGTGCTGGGCGCCGAGAAGGACCTGCTGTTCCCGCCGGACCAGGTCCACGCGACGGCCTGGGCGTTCGGCACCGACGCCACGTTCTTCCCCGACATGGGGCATTCCATGATGCTCCAGCCGGGCTGGGAAGGTGTCGCCAGCCATATCGACGGGTGGCTGGCGAGGAGCTTCGCGGCCCGGCCGGTTCACGAGGCGGCGGACTGACGGGTCTTCAGACCCTCAGACCGGGGCCTTGAGGCGGATCACGTTCCAGGACGCCGGCTTGAGGGTGGCCTGGATCCGTTCGCCGCGCACCTGCACGCCGTCGAGCGGCACCGGGCTGACGGCTTCGGGGGCCGCCTTCGTGTTGGCCGTCTGAAGGTCGTCGTGGCGAAGCTCCAGCGCGTGGTCCAGGGCCAGGTCGCTGAAGCCGCGGGCGTCCAGGTCCAGGGTGACCTGCTCCTCCAGGTGGCGGTTCAGGACGAACAGGGTCAGCGACTTGTCCTCCTCGTTGTGGACGGTCGCCAGCTTGACGTAGGGCACGCTCGGCATCGGATAATACAGCTCCTGGCTGCCGCGCGGGTCGTAGTAGCGGGCCGAGTATGTCGGCGAGGACACCTGCGACCGCAGCACCCGGCCGCGCCCCAGGTTGCTCATCTGGGCGAAGGGGTGGAAGATCGTCTGGCGCCAGGCCGGACCGCCGGTCTCCGTCATGATCGGTGCGATGGCGTTGACCAGCTGGGCGAGGCAGGCCGACTTGACCCGGTCGGCATGGTTGAGCAGGGAGATGCAGGCGCCGCCGAAGGTCAGGGCGTCCTCCATCGTGTAGACCTCCTCCAGGATCTGCGGCGCCTCCGGCCAGCCCGGCTTGGCCCGGCCCTCGCCCCGGCCGCGGGTGCGGTACCAGACGTTCCATTCGTCGAAGTTCAGCATGATGCGCTTGTTCGACCGGCGCCGGGCCGCGACCGCGTCGGCGATCGCCACGACCTCGTCGATGAAGCTGTCCATCAGGTCGGGGCTGGCCAGGAAGGCCGCGGTGTCGCCGGCGTAATTGTTGAAGTAGGTGTGCAGCGAGATGAACTCGACATGGTCGAAGGTGTGGTCGAGGACCGTGTATTCCCACTCGCCGAAGGTCGGCATGTTGCGGGCGGAGGAGCCGCAGACCGCCAGTTCGATCGAGGGATCGACCCATTTCATCATCTTGGCCGTCTCGGTCGCGATGCGGCCGTACTCGGTCGCGGTCTTGGTCTCCATCTGCCAGGGACCGTCCATCTCGTTCCCCAGGCACCAGAACTTGACGCCGTGCGGCTGCTCCCAGCCGTGGCTCCGGCGCAGGTCGGACAGGGCGGTGCCGCCGGGATGGTTGCAATATTCGAGGTAGTGGCGGGCGGCGTCGGCGCCGCGGGTGCCGAGATTGACCGCCAGCATCGGCTCGATCCCGGTCTCCCGGCACCAGTCCATGAACTCGTTGGTGCCGAATGTGTTCGGCTCGGTCGTGAACCAGGCGAGGTCGAGCCGCTTGGGCCTGTTCTCCACGGGGCCGACGCCGTCCTCCCAATCGTAGCCGGAGACGAAGTTGCCGCCGGGATAGCGCATGATGGTGGGCGCCAGTTCCTTGACCAGGGCCATGACGTCGCGGCGGAACCCGCGCTCGTCGGCTTGCGGGTGGCCGGGTTCGAAGAGGCCGCCATAGACGCAGCGGCCCAGGTGCTCGACGAAGGCGCCGAACAGACGCCGATCGGTGTCGCCGATGGCGAAATCGCGATCGACCAGAACCTCAGCCTTCAACATGGGGAAGTCTCCTGACTATGGATCTTGTTATCAGTGGGAACGGGCGCGGGCCGGCTCCTGCGGGCGCGCGGGATGGTCTTGGCCGGAGGGCTCCGGCGGGACGTCGGGCGACAGCACCGAGTCCTTGAGCAGGCGGGAATAGGGGTGCTGCGGGTTGGACAGAACTGTCCTGGCGTCGCCGCTCTCCACCACCTCGCCCTTCTGCATGATGATGATGCGGTCGCTGATGTAGTAGGCGGTCGCCAGGTCGTGGGTGATGTAGATGATCGAGACCTTGAGGCTGTCCCGCAGGTCCTTGAACAGGTTGACGATCGCCACCCGCAGGGAGGCGTCGACCATGGACACCGGCTCGTCCGCGACGATCAGCGAGGGGCCGGGGATCAGCGCGCGGGCGATGGCGATGCGCTGGAGCTGGCCGCCCGACAGCTCGTGGGGAAAGCGCCCCTTCACCTCCGCCAGGGACAGGCCAACCTTGCGCAAGGCCCGGTCGGAGGCGGCGTCGGTCTCGGCCGGGGTTCGGGCGTCGGTGAAGTTCCGCGCGGTCATGGTCAGGTAGCGGTCGACCTGCTTCAGCGGGTTGAAGCTCTCGAACGGGTTCTGGAAGATCGGCTGGACCTGGCCCATGAAGCGCATGCGGTCGCGGGTGCGCGTGATGCCCGACAGGTCCTCGCCGCGGAAGCGGAGATGCCCCGAGGTCGGCGCCAGGCCGTTAAGGATCATGCGAGCGAGCGTGGACTTGCCACTGCCGGATTC is a genomic window of Skermanella mucosa containing:
- a CDS encoding type II toxin-antitoxin system Phd/YefM family antitoxin, translated to MGDRCKDRWAIKGIDAFLIGCDIAHELATHMRMRYGRYFLLLTVSSSMPDGLISATEANRNFSKVLRDVEGGARVTITKDGKPVAVIAPAGSPGSVGCEKARQRMMALLQEGLPLGFTGGIDRDELHSR
- the arfA gene encoding arabinosylfuranosidase ArfA codes for the protein MLKAEVLVDRDFAIGDTDRRLFGAFVEHLGRCVYGGLFEPGHPQADERGFRRDVMALVKELAPTIMRYPGGNFVSGYDWEDGVGPVENRPKRLDLAWFTTEPNTFGTNEFMDWCRETGIEPMLAVNLGTRGADAARHYLEYCNHPGGTALSDLRRSHGWEQPHGVKFWCLGNEMDGPWQMETKTATEYGRIATETAKMMKWVDPSIELAVCGSSARNMPTFGEWEYTVLDHTFDHVEFISLHTYFNNYAGDTAAFLASPDLMDSFIDEVVAIADAVAARRRSNKRIMLNFDEWNVWYRTRGRGEGRAKPGWPEAPQILEEVYTMEDALTFGGACISLLNHADRVKSACLAQLVNAIAPIMTETGGPAWRQTIFHPFAQMSNLGRGRVLRSQVSSPTYSARYYDPRGSQELYYPMPSVPYVKLATVHNEEDKSLTLFVLNRHLEEQVTLDLDARGFSDLALDHALELRHDDLQTANTKAAPEAVSPVPLDGVQVRGERIQATLKPASWNVIRLKAPV
- a CDS encoding c-type cytochrome, with amino-acid sequence MPLPAALSGLRAAAIFAAVLLAAGAAASHEGATGVVAQRMDVMKEMGRHMKALGSMLSGKTAFDQETARRLAETMHEHCEHVMHMFPPGSDGHHSEATRAVWDRRPEFDDRMRRFDEAVEDLVAAAASGGRSELQSEFKRVGQECSGCHDGFRQKKSH
- a CDS encoding LysR family transcriptional regulator; its protein translation is MRPDQLGELAVFAAIASDRSFTRAARRLGVTQSALSQTMKRLEGQLGFRLLSRTTRSVAPTAAGERLLATLAPALAGLDDEIAALALTRGAAIGTVRITTGKHAADTLLWPMLPSFMRHHPGIEVEVCVEGGMTDIVAGRFDAGIRLGERLEKDMIALRIGPPLRVAVVAAPGYLSDHPAPMEPADLTGHRCIAYGDTHGDLSPWSFERDGHAVTVTPGRGPVFNDGDLLVAAALEGFGILFILEDLVAAPIADGRLVRLLEPWCEPFAGYHLYYPDRQGTTAFELFKEALRAGLEQGCRGCSGG
- a CDS encoding glycosyltransferase family A protein codes for the protein MPSSTPFTFGIPLIPAALAADWDLVQDLLGLTLASVLAQTDPDFRVVIAGHDRPSRLPDDPRITFVAAGWPAGENRPDNLDSGRKKHAINDRVLRDGGGLLMFVDADDWVDTRLVETARALVTPDHVGGLVAAGFATDLRTLRGVALPHPAVFDGDFHRVCGSSTVVNLRPGHPDPFRRDPYPVLHDHHLWLETAREHGAEPVRLPVSGTYLVNTSANHSETHGPFADWRRSFNQGVASAGTPLDDAMAARFGLELARIAAVSEKLAGKGR
- a CDS encoding SDR family NAD(P)-dependent oxidoreductase, encoding MGKVWLVTGASRGLGREITRAALDAGETVVATARSADAVRDAFGGEQDRLHVLALDITDAEAARSVATKTTERFGAIDVLVNNAGYAELGFFETFTDAAVRRQFEVNLFGTMNVARAVVPHMRERRSGLIVTISSVSGLVANGGGTVYSASKFAVEGWMEGFAQELAPFGVRSLLVEPGMLRTDFMDQKSARFGSIDIPDYAEAIAQYRAFVEGANGNQPGDPKLLAARIVALASQGEAPSRLVFGDDARQWAGAKVDQLRQEIVQSADRA
- a CDS encoding DUF1127 domain-containing protein, translating into MKEIVMETSLAARRVFAAEAAEEGRRGPRAVLLVFDTLSLWRERARQRRQLAGLPDHMLNDIGISRAQAWMECDKPFWKG
- a CDS encoding ABC transporter ATP-binding protein, producing MTRPMTGPASTGPLLEVDRVSRSFWTGGLLSRRRVDAVRDVSFGLTADRPEIFTVIGESGSGKSTLARMILNGLAPTSGHLRFRGEDLSGITRTRDRMRFMGQVQPIFQNPFESFNPLKQVDRYLTMTARNFTDARTPAETDAASDRALRKVGLSLAEVKGRFPHELSGGQLQRIAIARALIPGPSLIVADEPVSMVDASLRVAIVNLFKDLRDSLKVSIIYITHDLATAYYISDRIIIMQKGEVVESGDARTVLSNPQHPYSRLLKDSVLSPDVPPEPSGQDHPARPQEPARARSH
- a CDS encoding glycosyltransferase family 2 protein translates to MAYPMTAPRAGTGDPRRIVLACTMRNEGPYILEWVAYHRSIGFTDLVACTNDCVDGSPDLLDALQDAGVLTHVRTEVGPGDKPQLAAYGQAQDLPAVRDADWAMVLDADEFLNIHVGNGRVTDLLDTVPDATAFLVNWRVFGSSGHRDWSRAPVCERFTRAAALADGVNLSFKTLFTKIDAYWCKLMPHQPRYPHDGRHGELRYVDGAGAVLPDYFHDESRNDFLQSEPGRVSWTLAQVNHYNTRSRDDYRVKHHRGGGLDIAWDLDRSWTAFDRNDEEDITILPKLPRARATLEALLEDPGIRRRHEHCCRLYGLHVESLRSRNA
- a CDS encoding alpha/beta hydrolase, with the translated sequence MSNLEIISHLPTEPSKPVPLLFVHGAFCGAWIWNEKFLPWFAARGYEAHAVSLRGHGKSEGRDRLHAFGIADYVDDVLQAAESCSSPPVLIGHSMGGNVVQRALAAGPDLAGGVLMASAPPHGLMASTMGLAWRDPYVFNKMSQMLMFGTEAMGFEALYRAMFSDSMPRAEAARYEGRVQEESRRVFLDIGGWVPFPPLPKRKLPVLVLGAEKDLLFPPDQVHATAWAFGTDATFFPDMGHSMMLQPGWEGVASHIDGWLARSFAARPVHEAAD
- a CDS encoding PIN domain-containing protein; the encoded protein is MIHAGLDTNILLYAADNTGDAEKHRIAADLLGRLSAEGCGLLPLQALTEFYAVATRKKHVPLERASLYLDAWSHVFPVREAVFADVVDAMRVHRDHGIQFWDGMIWSVTKRAGARFLLSENFQDGRELEGVRFLNPFMQPNMRLLEDVLLL
- a CDS encoding RNA polymerase sigma factor region1.1 domain-containing protein, whose protein sequence is MAVDSSIIHRLAEMGRDRGYVTIDEVNRVLPVDGMSDSELAHALVQLEEAGVSVEIEEELTGRPRYSGDRAEIPEFRLPEPTDDNRDRVVPLRPRQPAEGTRPLPPPPERPMAEAAAVTASSATPASTHRIVIACAAVLLLILLSTFLLT